A stretch of the Gossypium hirsutum isolate 1008001.06 chromosome D07, Gossypium_hirsutum_v2.1, whole genome shotgun sequence genome encodes the following:
- the LOC121219128 gene encoding pentatricopeptide repeat-containing protein At1g09900 yields the protein MEMYYLSRKHLNQKLFPSPHYYLSSLLFALSSKSLPPLCSTPQTQILSSHQLHTIPTPHSSTPFISSSVSSPFPSTRYPFSRFLNKPDFSWFRGFSASSRTNASGKQVSEIINLIRSGSNDLESKLDAMNIRLSEVLLNTIFRILNREKIPALRFFNWIRKSHPEFRHDSDIYSLVVDNCGRSDDFDSIFNLLNDFRIHGICLNQKAFSYLPVMISNQAAMKESICKTMEILNKIGGSCGVTGTHALIEMLCALGSFEMAEYVITKTVKRLSNYGILIRSRSRKGHFEEAKRVLDEMTGTGITPNCQIFNYILGCLQKTDQTDKACQLLEFMVENGCPPNALTYEIFICNLCRHGKLDMAFDWLNKMESKGIEPRPTTHAALIKGYFKLQQYEQAHQYVVVCSDKYKTVSNMIYSLLASLYRKQGKPVMAQSVLSEMIEKGLSPNFTVYMHVRKHLQKIGREDLARNLESSFSCFISQPSAVNG from the coding sequence ATGGAGATGTATTATCTCTCCAGAAAACACCTCAATCAAAAGCTTTTCCCTAGTCCCCATTACTATCTGTCTTCTCTTCTCTTTGCCCTTTCCTCCAAATCACTCCCTCCCCTCTGTTCAACCCCCCAAACCCAGATTCTCAGTTCCCATCAACTCCACACCATTCCCACTCCCCATTCTTCAACCCCTTTCATTTCCTCATCTGTGTCTTCCCCATTTCCTTCTACACGATACCCATTTTCCAGATTTTTAAATAAACCCGATTTTAGTTGGTTTCGCGGTTTCTCAGCTTCTTCAAGAACGAATGCGAGTGGAAAGCAAGTTTCTGAGATTATCAATTTGATTCGAAGCGGTTCTAATGATTTAGAATCCAAATTGGATGCTATGAATATACGTCTTTCCGAGGTATTATTGAACACAATTTTCCGAATTTTGAATCGCGAGAAAATCCCTGCATTACGTTTCTTCAATTGGATTCGAAAATCCCATCCTGAGTTTCGTCATGACTCTGATATTTATAGTTTGGTTGTTGATAATTGTGGGAGATCAGATGATTTTGATTCTATATTcaatcttttaaatgattttaggATTCATGGGATTTGTTTGAATCAAAAGGCTTTTAGTTATTTACCTGTTATGATATCTAATCAAGCTGCAATGAAGGAATCTATATGCAAAACAATGGAAATATTGAACAAAATTGGTGGTTCTTGTGGTGTTACTGGTACCCATGCTTTGATTGAAATGTTATGTGCTTTAGGTTCGTTTGAAATGGCTGAATATGTGATTACAAAAACAGTGAAACGGTTATCAAATTATGGCATTTTGATCCGTTCTCGAAGCCGTAAAGGTCATTTCGAAGAAGCAAAACGAGTTCTCGATGAGATGACTGGAACCGGAATTACACCGAATTGCCAGATTTTCAACTATATACTCGGTTGTTTACAAAAAACCGATCAAACCGACAAAGCTTGTCAACTGCTTGAATTCATGGTCGAAAATGGTTGTCCTCCTAATGCATTAACCTATGAGATATTCATATGTAATTTGTGTAGACATGGTAAATTAGATATGGCATTCGACTGGCTCAATAAAATGGAATCGAAGGGTATCGAACCTCGACCGACGACACATGCTGCTTTGATCAAGGGGTACTTCAAGTTACAGCAGTACGAACAAGCACACCAGTATGTGGTTGTTTGTAGTGATAAGTATAAGACGGTAAGCAATATGATTTACAGTTTGTTGGCTAGTCTTTATAGGAAACAGGGAAAACCGGTTATGGCACAAAGTGTGCTTTCGGAGATGATTGAAAAGGGTCTAAGTCCGAACTTTACAGTGTATATGCATGTGAGGAAGCACCTTCAGAAAATAGGGAGAGAAGATTTGGCAAGAAATTTGGAGAGTAGTTTTTCTTGCTTCATTTCACAACCAAGTGCAGTTAATGGCTGA
- the LOC121219392 gene encoding tRNase Z TRZ2, chloroplastic, with the protein MQFRFNSISNKQEMQASLPIVPSKIPSIFPFHHPIYPPHPPHKSLSFQTQASPFKSLKTSGYLSTISRAIDEEEEYRKARAAVTRKGIEVEGYFIEGLSIGGHETCVIVPELKSAFDIGRCPARAIHQNFVFITHAHLDHIGGLPMYVASRGLYNLKPPTVFVPPCIKEDVEKLLDIHRTMGQVELNLDLVALDVGETYELRNDIVVRPFRTHHVIPSQGYVIYSVRKKLKKQYIHLKGKQIEKLKKSGVEITDIVLSPEVAFTGDTTAEYMRDPRNADALRAKILITEATFLDDGYSIDHARQHGHTHLSEIIENVQWIRNKAVLLTHFSSRYSIEDIRQAVSKLQSKLSAKVVPLTEGFKSMHT; encoded by the exons TCCACCTCATCCACCCCACAAAAGCCTCTCTTTCCAAACCCAAGCCAGCCCCTTTAAATCCCTCAAAACCTCCGGCTATTTATCAACCATCAGCCGTGCTATAGATGAAGAAGAAGAGTACCGTAAAGCCAGAGCTGCTGTCACGAGAAAGGGTATTGAAGTTGAAGGCTACTTCATTGAAGGACTCTCTATTGGTGGCCATGAAACCTGTGTCATAGTCCCTGAATTGAAGTCTGCTTTTGATATCGGGAGGTGCCCTGCTCGTGCTATTCATCAGAATTTTGTTTTCATCACTCATGCTCATCTTGACCACATT GGTGGGCTGCCGATGTATGTGGCTAGCCGTGGTTTGTATAACTTAAAGCCTCCGACGGTATTTGTACCTCCATGTATTAAAGAAGATGTGGAGAAGCTGTTGGATATTCACAGGACAATGGGACAAGTGGAACTAAACCTTGATTTGGTCGCACTTGATGTTG GTGAAACATATGAACTACGGAATGACATTGTTGTCCGACCATTTAGAACTCACCATGTTATACCAAGCCAG gGTTATGTTATATACTCTGTTAGAAAAAAGCTGAAGAAGCAGTACATTCATCTGAAAGGGAAACAGATCGAGAAATTGAAGAAGTCTGGTGTTGAG ATCACAGACATTGTATTGTCTCCGGAGGTGGCTTTTACAGGAGATACAACAGCAGAATACATGCGTGATCCACGTAATGCGGATGCATTGAGGGCCAAAATTCTCATAACTGAG gCAACGTTCCTTGATGATGGTTATAGCATTGATCATGCAAGACAACACGGTCATACACATTTATCAGAG ATCATTGAAAATGTTCAGTGGATCAGGAACAAAGCTGTCTTGTTAACTCATTTCTCTTCCCGCTATAGTATAGAG GACATTCGACAAGCTGTTTCAAAGTTGCAGTCTAAATTATCAGCAAAGGTCGTTCCTCTAACAGAGGGTTTCAAATCAATGCACACATAG